The following are encoded in a window of Microbacterium sp. LWO13-1.2 genomic DNA:
- a CDS encoding LacI family DNA-binding transcriptional regulator, which translates to MVAEHAGVSTATVSYVLSGRAGAAGPGVAEATAARVLASAEALNYRPNSAARTIRTGRSGTVQLSLHMLSDPWSLAVADAVNAEANRHGLTTLILADGDWYTALDRLESDVAFLDAIGSDEQTRTRINDLVKRGQRLVVFSEHLEPEGFDVVRSDALPGCEIAMDHLLERHTAIGCLAAEAAVTLSATQRTRYSAYVQRMGDAGIDPAPSWTETYTETQASAFAAAVRLLTGENRPSAIYATTDFAAIAAINAAHMLGLRVPHDVAVIGVGNTPDARLIAPTLTTVGPTDFYERHARILVDCALAKDPPRGQLHEFEWSLFPGASTDLDAPPSRSR; encoded by the coding sequence ATGGTCGCCGAGCATGCCGGGGTGTCGACGGCGACGGTGTCGTACGTTCTCTCGGGACGTGCGGGCGCCGCGGGTCCGGGCGTCGCCGAGGCGACGGCGGCGCGTGTCCTCGCATCGGCAGAAGCGCTCAACTACCGCCCGAACAGTGCCGCGCGCACCATCCGGACCGGTCGCAGCGGCACCGTGCAGCTCTCGCTGCACATGCTCAGCGACCCGTGGTCTCTGGCGGTGGCTGACGCCGTGAACGCCGAGGCGAACCGGCACGGCCTGACCACTCTCATCCTCGCCGACGGCGACTGGTACACGGCCCTCGACCGTCTCGAAAGCGATGTCGCCTTTCTCGACGCCATCGGATCCGACGAGCAGACCCGCACGAGGATCAACGATCTGGTCAAACGCGGCCAGCGCCTCGTCGTCTTCTCTGAGCACCTCGAACCCGAGGGGTTCGATGTCGTCCGCTCCGATGCCCTTCCCGGGTGCGAGATCGCCATGGATCACCTTCTCGAGCGGCATACCGCGATCGGATGCCTCGCCGCCGAGGCCGCCGTCACGCTCTCGGCGACCCAGCGCACGCGGTACTCGGCCTATGTGCAGCGGATGGGGGATGCCGGCATCGACCCGGCTCCGTCGTGGACGGAGACCTACACGGAGACGCAGGCGAGCGCCTTCGCCGCCGCGGTTCGCTTGCTCACGGGCGAGAACCGGCCGTCCGCGATCTACGCCACCACCGACTTCGCCGCGATCGCTGCGATCAACGCGGCGCACATGCTCGGCCTGCGCGTGCCGCATGACGTCGCGGTGATCGGTGTGGGCAACACCCCGGATGCCCGTCTCATCGCGCCGACGCTCACCACCGTCGGCCCCACCGACTTCTATGAGCGTCACGCGCGCATCCTCGTCGACTGCGCTCTCGCGAAGGACCCGCCGCGCGGACAGCTTCACGAGTTCGAGTGGTCGCTCTTCCCCGGTGCGTCGACAGATCTCGACGCACCCCCGTCCCGCTCCCGGTGA
- a CDS encoding carbohydrate ABC transporter permease — MSDVSLDTRAVVGASPAGEDRRAGKPKNRAIWIVHVVLAVGAVLMVFPFIWQLLTSFKTLSDSVQVPPSFLPREWVFTNFAEVFESMPFAQMFANSVLLTVGRTIGQVVLCTMAGYAFARIPFPGRNALFVVFLSVLMVPSQLYLLPQYEIIQALGWLNTLQALIVPGIFSAFGTFLMRQFFMSMPAELEEAARIDGANPWQTFWQIMVPLAKPGIIALVVFTVLWSWNDLLWPLIVTTDPAKMPLSVGLSQLVGIHGTDYPVLMAGALLATLPMLVTFMILQRQFIQGIAFSGSKG; from the coding sequence ATGAGTGACGTCTCGCTCGACACGCGCGCCGTGGTCGGCGCCTCCCCCGCCGGCGAGGATCGCCGCGCGGGAAAGCCGAAGAACCGCGCGATCTGGATCGTGCACGTCGTACTCGCCGTCGGGGCGGTGCTGATGGTCTTCCCCTTCATCTGGCAGCTGCTGACCTCGTTCAAGACGCTGTCCGACTCGGTTCAGGTGCCCCCGAGCTTCCTGCCCCGCGAATGGGTCTTCACGAACTTCGCGGAAGTGTTCGAGTCGATGCCGTTCGCGCAGATGTTCGCGAACTCGGTGCTGCTCACCGTCGGCCGCACGATCGGCCAGGTCGTGCTCTGCACGATGGCGGGCTATGCCTTCGCGCGCATTCCGTTCCCCGGACGCAACGCGCTGTTCGTCGTGTTCCTGTCGGTGCTCATGGTGCCGTCACAGCTGTACTTGCTGCCGCAGTACGAGATCATCCAGGCGCTCGGCTGGCTGAACACGCTGCAAGCTCTGATCGTGCCCGGTATCTTCAGCGCCTTCGGGACGTTCCTGATGCGTCAGTTCTTCATGTCGATGCCTGCCGAACTCGAAGAGGCGGCGCGCATCGACGGAGCGAATCCGTGGCAGACGTTCTGGCAGATCATGGTTCCGCTGGCGAAGCCTGGCATCATCGCTCTCGTGGTGTTCACTGTGCTCTGGTCGTGGAACGACTTGCTCTGGCCGTTGATCGTGACGACCGACCCCGCCAAGATGCCGCTCTCGGTCGGGCTCTCGCAGCTCGTCGGGATCCACGGCACCGACTACCCGGTGCTGATGGCGGGCGCACTGCTGGCGACCCTGCCGATGCTGGTGACGTTCATGATCCTGCAGCGACAGTTCATCCAGGGCATCGCGTTCAGCGGATCGAAGGGCTGA
- a CDS encoding sugar ABC transporter permease, translating into MSVVASRAGTSAERMPEAPSPGIRRRRRSPGASPWWALVFIGPTALGIAVFYLWPTVRTLIISFTKSGPFGGAEWVGIENYARLFQDPELIGALRNTALYTVIALIGIPLAVAIAALLNTTGLQGRSAYRTLYFIPVVTMPAAIALVWRMIYNGDYGVLNAGLGAIGIDGRSWLTDPNTALIAIAVVGIWAGLGTNIVIFLAGLQGIPDTIMEAADLDGAGPVRKFISITIPLLSPSIFFVSVISVIGALQVFDLIYMMLGRSNPAMPNTRTVVYLFYEAGFLDNDRGYAAAVAFLLLVIILLLTVVQFRLQKKWVHYE; encoded by the coding sequence ATGAGCGTCGTCGCGTCTCGCGCCGGCACGTCGGCAGAGCGGATGCCGGAGGCCCCCAGCCCCGGCATCCGCCGCCGCCGGCGCAGCCCCGGAGCCTCCCCATGGTGGGCACTGGTGTTCATCGGCCCCACAGCGCTGGGTATCGCGGTCTTCTACCTCTGGCCGACCGTGCGCACCCTCATCATCTCCTTCACGAAATCCGGACCGTTCGGCGGCGCCGAATGGGTGGGGATCGAGAACTACGCGCGGCTCTTCCAGGACCCCGAGCTGATCGGGGCCCTCCGCAACACCGCTCTGTACACGGTGATCGCGTTGATCGGCATCCCGCTCGCCGTCGCGATCGCCGCGCTTCTGAACACCACAGGACTCCAGGGGCGAAGCGCATACCGGACGCTCTACTTCATCCCCGTCGTCACGATGCCCGCCGCGATCGCGCTGGTGTGGCGAATGATCTACAACGGCGACTACGGCGTGCTCAACGCCGGACTCGGCGCCATCGGGATCGACGGGCGCAGCTGGCTCACCGACCCGAACACGGCACTGATCGCGATCGCCGTCGTCGGCATCTGGGCGGGGCTCGGCACGAACATCGTCATCTTCCTCGCCGGACTCCAGGGCATTCCCGACACGATCATGGAGGCCGCGGACCTGGATGGCGCTGGCCCCGTGCGCAAGTTCATCTCCATCACGATTCCGCTCCTGTCGCCGTCGATCTTCTTCGTGAGCGTCATCAGCGTGATCGGCGCCCTGCAGGTGTTCGACCTCATCTACATGATGCTCGGCCGCAGCAACCCTGCGATGCCGAACACCCGCACGGTGGTCTATCTGTTCTACGAAGCGGGTTTCCTCGACAACGACCGCGGGTACGCGGCCGCCGTCGCCTTCTTGCTGCTCGTGATCATCCTGCTGCTCACGGTCGTGCAGTTCCGCCTGCAGAAGAAGTGGGTGCACTATGAGTGA